The Lysinibacillus irui sequence TATGCCTCACCACGAACTTCAATCGTAACTGGTTCCTTTAAACGAAGGGGAATCGCACGGATTGTCTTTAAATTGGCTGTAATATCTTCCCCAACTACACCATCTCCTCGTGTAGCACCTTGTATAAACACACCATTTTCGTACTTAAGTGAAATAGCTAGACCATCTATTTTCAACTCACATACATAAGAAAAATGGTCCCCAATCGCCTGACGAACTTTACGATCGAATTCTCGTAAATCTGCTTCGTTAAAAGCATTGGAAAGACTAAGCATTGGATAATCATGTGTTACTTTTTTAAAGCCCTCTACCACCGCTCCACCAACACGCTGCGTAGGAGAATCTGGGTAAATAAGTGACGGATTTGCTTCTTCTAATGCAATCAGCTCATGTAATAATTGATCGTAGACACTATCAGCTACGACAGGTTTATCTAACACATAATAGGCATGACCATATTCGTGCAATAATTTATTTAACTCTGCAATTCGCTGTTCGATTTCGTTCATTTACGTTCCTCCGCTATGCTTTTTCAATTGGGGCAAATTGCGCCAGTAATCGCTTAATACCAATTGGTTGTGGAAAAGCGATATCAAGTTCTGTACTATCACCTTCACCTTTTACACTAACAACCATACCCGTTCCCCATTTTTTATGAATAGCCTTATCTCCAGCCTTCCAGCCAAATTGATCTCCGCCAGTTGCTTGTAAACGTGCGGTAGCAGGCTGCGTTTGCTGAATTGCTCCTAGTGTACGTTTTTGATGATAGCCACCTGTCGTACGATTGCCAGTAGCAAACGGCATAGTTGATTTAGTACCTGCCTTCGAAATAGATTCAGTAATGTCTTCTGAAATTTCGCCTAAAAATCTTGAGGCATTATTAAAGCTTGAACGGCCAAAAATTGTTCGGCTCTGAGCACATGTTAAATAAAGGCGCTCCTCTGCACGTGTCACCCCAACATACATAAGTCGACGCTCTTCCTCCATTTCATCCTGATCATCTAGAGAGCGGGAATGAGGGAAGATGTTTTCCTCCATGCCAATGATAAAGACAATCGGGAACTCTAAACCTTTAGCAGCGTGCATAGTCATTAAAATAATATTGCCCTTAGAGGCATCCTCTTTATCGAGCGCATCAATATCAGCAATTAGGGCTAAGTCCGTTAAAAATGCTACTAAGCTTTTATCATCACTACGCTCTTCAAAAGCCTTCGTAACAGATAAGAACTCTTCAATATTTTCTAAACGGCTTTCTGCTTCAATCGTTTTTTCATTTTGTAGCATTGCACGATAGCCAGATTTATCAATGACTTGCTCTACAATTTCCGTGACAGACAAATATTCCTGCATGTCTGTAAAGCCTTTAATCATTGCATAAAATTGCTCTGCTGAGTTTGCTGCCTTCCCTGATAGACCCATAAATACAAGATCATTCATTGCATCAAAAATCGAACGATCCTGGTCAATCGCATAGCGTGCCATCTTCTCAAATGATGTAGCGCCAATACTACGCTTTGGTTCATTAATAATACGAGCTAACGATAAATCATCGTCATTATTGGCAATAAGACGCAAATAAGCTAGTAAATCTTTAATTTCTTTTCGATCATAGAACTTTGTCCCGCCAACAATTTGATAGGCCATATTAGACTTAACAAGTACTTCCTCCATTACACGGGATTGAGCATTTGTACGATAAAGAATAGCAAAATCATCAAATGAACGATTTTCTTTTTCAATTAACTGTTGAATGGTTTGTACAACAAATTGCGCTTCTTCCTGCTCGTTATAAGCTTTATATAAGGCAATTTTTTCACCTTCTGCGTTTTCAGTGCGCAGTTCTTTTGGGTAACGTGTTGTATTATTTTGAATGACGTCATTCGCTGCCTGTAGGATGCGTTTAGTTGAACGATAATTTTGCTCAAGCATAATCACTTTGGCATCAGGATAATCCTTTTCAAAAGAAAGAATATTGCCAATATCTGCACCACGCCAACGATAAATAGACTGATCAGAATCCCCTACAACACAAATATTTTTAAACTTTTTAGCAAGTAATTGAACAAGTAAATATTGTGATTTATTCGTATCTTGATATTCATCAACATGAATGTATTGGAATTTATTTTGATAGTATTCAAGTACTTCAGGTACACGATTAAACAACGTAATTGTCGTCATAATTAAATCATCAAAATCAAGAGATTGATTGCGTCGTAATCTTTTTTCATAGCCTTTATAAACACGTGCAACAGTTTGTTCATATGGATTTTTTTCGTTCATTTGACCAGCATAATCCTCTGCTGTTATACACTCGTTCTTCGCTGCACTAATGGCATTTAAAATGGCACGTGGCTCATAGCGCTTAGGATCAATATTCTCATCCTTCATCACATTTTTAATCACTGATAATTGATCGGTAGAATCTAAAATGGAGAAATTACGAGATATACCTAGCTGATCGATATTACGACGTAAAATTCTTACACACATTGAGTGGAACGTAGAGACCCACATACTATCGCCTGTGCCATTACCAAGAATGTTATCTATACGCTCGCGCATTTCACGTGCCGCTTTATTCGTAAACGTAATGGCTAATATTTTTGAAGGATATACTTCCTTTTCGATGACTAAGTAAGCAATACGATGTGTTAAAACTCGTGTTTTTCCTGACCCAGCACCCGCCATAATCAGCAATGGTCCCTCAGTTGTTTTGACCGCTCTTTCCTGTTCAGGATTCATGCCTGCTAGTAAATTTTTTGTTAACTGTTCCATTTCGCACCGCCTTACAAACATTTGTTCTAAAAATTATAACGTATTTTTCACAGCCTTAACAGTCGAAAGTGCAGCTTTTATATCTTCATAAATAATATTTCCAACTACTACTGTATCTGCAAACTGTGCCATTTCCTCTGCCTGCTTTGCAGATGTAATTCCTCCACCATAAAAGAGCTTCGTATGCTTTAGCTCATTTTTTACTGTGCTAACTACTTCTAGATTCCCATAAACTCCACTGTATTCTAAATAAAACACTGGAAGCTTAAAGAAATTTTCTGCCATCCGTGCATAAGCTACGACATCATCAATGGTTAAATCAGTTTTTGCGCCTGTTACTTCTGCTACTTTACAATCTGGATTTAAAATGCAATATCCCTCGGCAACTAATTCATCCCACACCATAATATCTCCGTATTCTCTAATGGCTTCATGATGTAAATTTTTAATCCATTTTGGGTCATCACTATTTAATACAGTTGGGATAAAATAATAGTCATAGCCTGGTGTAACGGCATCAATGGTAGAAATCTCAAGAGCTATAGGGACTTCAAAGCGACGCACACGTACAAGTAAATCTAATACCCC is a genomic window containing:
- the pcrA gene encoding DNA helicase PcrA — encoded protein: MEQLTKNLLAGMNPEQERAVKTTEGPLLIMAGAGSGKTRVLTHRIAYLVIEKEVYPSKILAITFTNKAAREMRERIDNILGNGTGDSMWVSTFHSMCVRILRRNIDQLGISRNFSILDSTDQLSVIKNVMKDENIDPKRYEPRAILNAISAAKNECITAEDYAGQMNEKNPYEQTVARVYKGYEKRLRRNQSLDFDDLIMTTITLFNRVPEVLEYYQNKFQYIHVDEYQDTNKSQYLLVQLLAKKFKNICVVGDSDQSIYRWRGADIGNILSFEKDYPDAKVIMLEQNYRSTKRILQAANDVIQNNTTRYPKELRTENAEGEKIALYKAYNEQEEAQFVVQTIQQLIEKENRSFDDFAILYRTNAQSRVMEEVLVKSNMAYQIVGGTKFYDRKEIKDLLAYLRLIANNDDDLSLARIINEPKRSIGATSFEKMARYAIDQDRSIFDAMNDLVFMGLSGKAANSAEQFYAMIKGFTDMQEYLSVTEIVEQVIDKSGYRAMLQNEKTIEAESRLENIEEFLSVTKAFEERSDDKSLVAFLTDLALIADIDALDKEDASKGNIILMTMHAAKGLEFPIVFIIGMEENIFPHSRSLDDQDEMEEERRLMYVGVTRAEERLYLTCAQSRTIFGRSSFNNASRFLGEISEDITESISKAGTKSTMPFATGNRTTGGYHQKRTLGAIQQTQPATARLQATGGDQFGWKAGDKAIHKKWGTGMVVSVKGEGDSTELDIAFPQPIGIKRLLAQFAPIEKA
- a CDS encoding heptaprenylglyceryl phosphate synthase → MDYLEWRHVFKLDPAKDISDEDLEKICESGTDVILVGGTDNVTLDGVLDLLVRVRRFEVPIALEISTIDAVTPGYDYYFIPTVLNSDDPKWIKNLHHEAIREYGDIMVWDELVAEGYCILNPDCKVAEVTGAKTDLTIDDVVAYARMAENFFKLPVFYLEYSGVYGNLEVVSTVKNELKHTKLFYGGGITSAKQAEEMAQFADTVVVGNIIYEDIKAALSTVKAVKNTL